One window from the genome of Rhizoctonia solani chromosome 15, complete sequence encodes:
- a CDS encoding cytochrome P450 family protein, whose translation MLFDPVKGMSTQSELLDTYGSACRLKGVLGTDQLWISDPGAMHEILVKSHERFRQPDFIITIEYIDRDRQVPPTPIESTNIDYFAGHKHRMQRKTPAATAVAHKLKKAIGLEINSQGGNSGTLDLFRWLNATALEVVGEAGFNYSFSALEPNNEHMKYLTACHNLRTLLSKLWYLTPILPWAFKVGSARFRRMIVDCIPFGPVRELRDAVDIVDNVATKVYRDKRNELGKTPLNVGSQMSRDVMSSLLMQNSIVSSEEAMNEEELISQVNAVTIAAHDSTSTALARTIYILAQFPEFQSQLREEVREAHEIHGEQLNYDQLNSLPFLDAVCRESLRLYAPGLFLVRVAQENCSIPLLYPARPRDKKGEMTRVFVDKGTYIYLSLDGANRDLRTWGEDANVFRPSRWLDSTPSNLHGSRMPGIYSSLMTFSGGPRACIGFRFSQLEMKLLLTTLVSSFKFELSDAPIMWRLESVPKPYVVFGTDEGVSSPSMPMRVTRLDKAG comes from the exons ATGCTTTTCGATCCTGTGAAAGGAATGAGTACCCAATCTGAGTTGCTCGATACATACGGATCGGCCTGTAGGCTGAAAGGAGTACTTGGG ACCGATCAGTTGTGGATCTCAGACCCTGGCGCCATGCATGAGATCCTCGTCAAGTCCCACGAGAGGTTTCGGCAGCCAGACTTTATCATAAC GATCGAATATATTGACCGCGACCGGCAAGTACCGCCTACTCCTATTGAATCAACGAATATTGATTATTTTGCAGGTCATAAACATCGGATGCAACGCAAG ACGCCAGCGGCGACTGCGGTAGCCCACAAA CTTAAAAAGGCCATCGGGTTAGAAATCAATTCTCAGGGGGGAAACTCTGGCACGCTTGACCTCTTTCGATGGTTAAATGCTACCGCTCTGGAGGTGGTGGGTGAAGCGG GATTCAATTACTCCTTCAGTGCTCTGGAACCCAACAATGAGCACATGAAATATCTTACCGCATGTCATAATCTGAG AACATTGTTGTCAAAGCTGTGGTATTTGACACCAATTCTTCCCTGGGCCTTTAAAGTAGGATCGGCACGATTTCGCCGGATGATCGTGGATTGCATTCCGTTTGGCCCCGTCCGAGAACTCAGAGATGCAGTGGATATAGTGGATAATGTG GCAACCAAGGTTTACCGTGATAAAAGAAACGAGTTGGGTAAAACCCCACTCAATGTCGGGAGTCAAATGAGCCGTGATGTCATGTCCTCACTAT TAATGCAAAATAGCATAGTGAGCTCTGAAGAAGCTATGAATGAAGAAGAACTAATATCTCAAGTGAA TGCTGTCACGATAGCCGCACATGATTCTACAAG CACCGCACTAGcgagaactatctacataCTCGCTCAGTTCCCTGAATTTCAATCTCAACTCCGCGAAGAGGTCCGCGAAGCGCACGAAATACACGGTGAACAGCTAAACTACGACCAACTTAACTCGCTTCCATTCCTTGATGCTGTTTGTCGGGAGTCCTTGCGCTTGTATGCTCCTGGTTTGTTCTTAGTTCGTGTTGCCCAAGAGAACTGTTCAATTCCTCTTCTGTATCCTGCAAGGCCGAGGGATAAGAAAGGGGAAATGACACGTGTATTTGTGGATAAGGGGACCTATATCTATCTTTCATTGGATGGAGCAAACCGTGACCT GCGTACGTGGGGTGAAGATGCAAACGTATTTCGGCCGTCACGTTGGTTGGATTCCACACCCTCAAATTTGCATGGTTCGCGGATGCCAGGCATTTACTCATCTCT AATGACATTCTCGGGTGGCCCGCGCGCCTGCAT CGGTTTCAGATTCTCACAGCTAGAAATGA AATTATTGCTCACAACATTGGTTTCATCCTTCAAGTTCGAACTATCGGATGCCCCAATTATGTGGCGACTTGAAAGCGTCCCGAAGCCATACGTGGTTTTCGGTACCGATGAGGGAGTTTCGAGCCCATCGATGCCAATGCGTGTAACACGGTTGGATAAAGCCGGCTAG
- a CDS encoding peptidyl-prolyl cis-trans isomerase, cyclophilin-type protein produces MAETPFLDLFSGDREKFNSESGEYAVTVDLLVSKAATYGLPSRPEELDEEQQGILNDLSSGKRLRFQPPEPLSIGRLIFDLDDSPGLAKTCANFVSLCKGDKGMCKNAPNKPLHYKGTAIHRIAKDFVAQGGDITRNDGSGGESIYGGKFADAKEGLKAKAEFGSLAMANSGKNSNTSQFFVVLTSDPGKLAKITGKYVVFGQTRTSGEGEQVLLRLGALSGTNEQPLQPVWIESSGVL; encoded by the exons ATGGCCGAGACCCCCTTCCTCGACCTGTTTAGCGGTGATAGAGAGAAGTTCAATAGTGAATCAGGCGAATACGCTGTCACGGTCGACTTACTGGTTAGCAAGGCTGCCACTTATGGGCTTCCTTCACGTCCTGAGGAACTGGATGAAGAGCAACAAGGAATCTTGAACGATTTGTCG TCTGGAAAGAGGCTCCGCTTTCAACCACCCGAGCCCCTCAGTATTGGTCGTCTTATTTTTGATCTCGATGACTCGCCCGGTCTCGCTAAAACCTGTGCCAACTTTGTATCGTTGTGTAAAGGAGACAAGGGAATGTGCAAAAACGCCCCTAATAAGCCATTACACTACAAAGGCACGGCGATTCACCGAATCGCTAAAGATTTTGTGGCGCAAGGTGGAGATATCACACGTAACGATGGCAGTGGCGGGGAG TCTATTTACGGCGGAAAATTTGCTGATGCGAAAGAGGGCCTGAAGGCGAAAGCAGAATTTGGTTCGTTGGCTATGGCAAATTCGGGCAAAAATAGCAATACTAGCCAATTTTTCGTGGTACTTACCTCTGATCCCGGAAAACTTGCCAAGATCACTGGCAAGTATGTTGTTTTCGGCCAGACAAGAACTTCTGGAGAAGGAGAACAAGTACTTCTACGACTAGGTGCTCTGTCGGGTACAAACGAGCAACCTTTGCAACCAGTATGGATTGAATCCAGTGGTGTACTCTAA